The following coding sequences are from one Virgibacillus necropolis window:
- a CDS encoding sugar kinase: MSYGFTPNDLGDAAEAHLKSGGIDTTWVFRSGERIGSYYYEEGFSLRQAKVIYDRKYSSFLELPNETINWDAIYSDIDLLHTTGITPAVSAEMKDFTLLAIKEAKKRNIQVSFDFNYRSKLWSVEEARETFLKILPYVDICFAGYKDFVYLLGNDGPEQFDEAVLERYYGEFAEHYDIAYFSCTNRTVHSSSSNELEGYIFNNGVLYKSNSFSFEIVDRIGGGDAFAAGVIHGILANLNSQETIEFGIGSSVLKHLVYGDHNQFNADEVAEFLASQGKDVNR, encoded by the coding sequence CTGTCTTACGGCTTTACCCCGAATGATCTGGGTGATGCCGCAGAGGCTCATTTAAAATCAGGAGGAATTGATACAACGTGGGTTTTTCGTAGTGGAGAGCGAATCGGCAGCTATTATTATGAAGAAGGATTTTCGCTTAGACAGGCTAAAGTAATTTATGATCGTAAATATTCATCTTTCCTTGAATTACCGAATGAAACGATTAATTGGGATGCTATTTATAGTGACATTGATCTCCTACACACTACTGGTATAACGCCAGCAGTAAGTGCTGAAATGAAAGATTTCACGCTACTAGCTATTAAAGAGGCAAAAAAGCGAAACATCCAAGTAAGCTTTGATTTTAATTACCGAAGTAAGTTATGGTCAGTTGAAGAAGCAAGGGAGACATTTTTGAAGATTTTACCCTATGTTGATATTTGCTTTGCAGGTTATAAAGATTTTGTTTACCTTCTAGGAAATGACGGGCCAGAACAATTTGATGAGGCAGTTTTAGAAAGGTATTACGGAGAGTTTGCTGAACACTACGATATAGCTTATTTTTCATGCACTAATAGAACTGTTCATTCTTCCTCGAGCAACGAACTTGAAGGTTACATTTTTAATAATGGTGTTCTTTATAAAAGTAATAGTTTTTCATTTGAAATAGTGGATCGAATTGGCGGTGGTGATGCATTTGCCGCTGGTGTAATACACGGAATTTTGGCGAATTTAAATTCGCAAGAAACGATTGAATTTGGTATTGGATCAAGTGTATTGAAGCATCTGGTATACGGGGACCATAATCAATTCAATGCTGATGAAGTGGCAGAGTTTCTCGCCAGTCAAGGGAAAGACGTGAATAGATAA
- a CDS encoding sugar phosphate isomerase/epimerase family protein: MIKGKIGVQMMMLKGKVEELGAYETMKRLSELGYGAVEVSQIPMTEENVAELKRASKDFDIKIAAMSAPLEPMMPGAPGETLTDDFDKIVNDCKTLDCNFLRIGMLPLNVMSDKDQIIAFIERAEAMAGKLVEQGIELYYHTHHIEFQKFDGEYLLDLIKNNTSKLGFELDVHWIQRAGVNPVEFIKEYKGRISLLHLKDYRIGKLDVEEDDLKDMGKFFGKFTNLIEFAEVGEGNLDMKAIIETGLDSGVQYFLIEQDDTYGKDPFDCLKISADNLRELGYADWF, translated from the coding sequence ATGATAAAAGGAAAAATTGGCGTACAAATGATGATGCTAAAAGGAAAAGTGGAAGAACTTGGTGCCTATGAAACGATGAAAAGGTTATCTGAACTTGGTTATGGTGCAGTAGAAGTATCACAAATTCCGATGACAGAGGAAAATGTAGCAGAGTTGAAACGGGCAAGTAAAGATTTCGATATTAAAATTGCAGCAATGTCTGCTCCTTTAGAGCCAATGATGCCAGGTGCCCCTGGTGAGACGTTAACAGATGATTTTGATAAAATTGTCAACGATTGTAAAACACTTGATTGTAACTTCTTACGTATTGGGATGCTCCCATTAAATGTAATGAGTGATAAGGATCAAATCATTGCTTTTATCGAAAGAGCAGAGGCAATGGCTGGAAAACTGGTCGAACAAGGAATTGAATTGTATTATCATACACATCATATTGAATTTCAAAAATTTGATGGCGAGTATTTATTGGATCTGATCAAAAACAATACATCAAAGCTCGGCTTTGAATTAGATGTACATTGGATTCAACGGGCTGGTGTCAATCCGGTTGAATTTATTAAAGAATATAAAGGACGTATTTCGCTATTACATTTGAAAGATTATCGTATTGGAAAATTGGATGTCGAGGAAGATGATTTAAAAGATATGGGTAAATTTTTTGGGAAATTCACCAACTTGATAGAGTTTGCTGAAGTAGGCGAAGGAAACCTTGATATGAAGGCTATTATTGAAACAGGTCTAGATAGCGGTGTGCAATACTTCTTAATTGAACAGGATGATACGTACGGGAAGGATCCGTTCGACTGCCTTAAAATATCAGCAGATAATTTAAGAGAACTAGGTTATGCCGACTGGTTCTAA
- a CDS encoding SDR family oxidoreductase, giving the protein MQIPFHINLKNKVAVVTGGSGVLGSVLSKALAQAGAKVVVLARNKEKIDTVVEQIKEQGGEAFGYSVDVLNKTELEAVHQKVLEVAGPCSILINGAGGNHAKATTSKEFFNVEDLQDGEQQTFFDLDSESVGGLFNLNFIGTLLPTQVFGKDMVDQEGATVINVSSMNAYRPLTKIPAYSGAKAAISNFTQWLAVHFSKVGIRVNAIAPGFFLTEQNEGLMLKENGELSERANKILSQTPLARFGEPEELVGTLLWLVDQQSSSFVNGIVVPIDGGFSAYSGV; this is encoded by the coding sequence ATGCAAATACCATTTCACATAAATTTAAAGAATAAAGTAGCTGTCGTTACTGGTGGCAGTGGTGTGTTAGGTTCTGTATTATCGAAAGCATTAGCACAAGCGGGTGCCAAGGTCGTAGTGTTAGCAAGAAATAAAGAGAAGATTGATACCGTGGTTGAGCAAATAAAAGAACAGGGCGGAGAAGCGTTCGGTTATAGTGTGGATGTACTAAATAAAACGGAATTAGAAGCAGTACATCAAAAGGTTCTAGAGGTGGCTGGACCATGTTCTATTTTAATTAATGGGGCAGGGGGCAATCATGCGAAAGCGACAACATCAAAAGAGTTTTTTAATGTAGAAGATTTGCAAGACGGTGAGCAACAAACATTTTTTGACCTGGACTCTGAATCTGTTGGAGGGTTATTTAACCTGAACTTCATAGGTACGCTATTGCCTACACAGGTCTTTGGAAAAGATATGGTTGATCAGGAAGGTGCGACGGTTATTAATGTGTCATCTATGAATGCATACCGACCGCTAACCAAGATACCTGCTTATAGTGGCGCCAAGGCGGCAATAAGTAACTTCACACAATGGTTAGCAGTCCATTTTTCCAAAGTCGGCATCCGCGTTAATGCGATTGCACCAGGTTTTTTCCTTACAGAACAAAATGAAGGCTTAATGCTTAAGGAAAATGGGGAATTAAGTGAACGCGCGAATAAAATTTTATCACAAACACCTTTAGCTCGATTTGGTGAGCCTGAAGAGTTAGTTGGAACATTACTTTGGCTAGTAGACCAACAGTCCTCTAGTTTTGTAAATGGCATTGTTGTCCCAATCGATGGTGGCTTTTCAGCTTATTCAGGTGTGTAG
- the uxuA gene encoding mannonate dehydratase, whose protein sequence is MEMSFRWYGEDDPVTLEQIRQIPGMVGIVSAIYDTPVGEIWSYDKIVELKEIIEKHSLTLNVIESVPVHEEIKMGLSTRDKWITNYKETLRNLSKAGIKTICYNFMPVFDWTRSQLDAPLADGSNSLLYDDKLVKDIDPLGGELQLPGWDLSYQTGDLRKIIDQYQTISEQQLMDNLIYFLKEVVPVAEEEDILLAIHPDDPPWPIFGLPRVITNKENVQHMLQAVDSPNNGITFCTGSYGANPENDLLEIIEAAKGRIHFVHARNVKWIGELSFQETSHLSRDGSIDMVSVVEKLYDCGFTGPIRPDHGRMIWGEEGRPGYGLYDRSLGATYLNGIIDTLNRK, encoded by the coding sequence ATGGAAATGAGTTTTCGTTGGTATGGGGAAGACGATCCAGTAACACTAGAACAAATAAGACAAATACCTGGTATGGTTGGAATTGTTTCCGCCATTTATGATACACCAGTAGGAGAAATTTGGTCATACGATAAAATAGTAGAGTTAAAGGAAATAATTGAAAAACATAGCCTAACGCTTAATGTTATTGAAAGTGTACCAGTTCATGAAGAGATTAAGATGGGGCTTTCTACTAGAGATAAATGGATTACGAATTACAAGGAAACATTACGAAACCTCTCAAAAGCTGGAATAAAGACGATTTGTTATAACTTTATGCCAGTGTTTGATTGGACTCGTTCGCAACTGGATGCTCCTTTGGCTGACGGTTCTAATTCATTGTTATATGATGATAAGTTGGTAAAGGATATTGATCCATTAGGCGGAGAACTTCAATTGCCCGGTTGGGATCTGTCGTATCAAACAGGAGATCTTCGGAAGATTATTGATCAATATCAAACCATTTCTGAACAGCAACTCATGGATAATTTAATTTATTTCTTAAAAGAAGTAGTACCAGTTGCTGAAGAAGAGGATATTCTGTTGGCGATACATCCAGACGATCCACCATGGCCGATATTCGGACTTCCACGAGTTATTACCAATAAAGAAAATGTTCAACACATGCTACAAGCAGTTGACAGTCCTAATAATGGAATTACGTTTTGCACGGGTTCTTATGGAGCGAACCCGGAAAATGACCTCTTGGAAATAATTGAGGCTGCCAAAGGGCGAATTCATTTTGTTCATGCTCGCAATGTAAAATGGATTGGTGAATTATCATTTCAAGAAACTTCCCATCTTTCCAGAGATGGATCAATTGATATGGTTAGCGTAGTTGAAAAGCTGTATGACTGTGGATTCACTGGTCCTATTCGTCCGGATCACGGGCGAATGATATGGGGAGAAGAAGGTAGACCAGGATATGGATTATATGACCGGTCACTCGGGGCAACTTATTTAAATGGCATTATAGATACACTTAATCGTAAATAA
- a CDS encoding Gfo/Idh/MocA family protein — translation MKKIRLGIIGLGAQGGAYAGFITEGRVKNMEIGAICDTDSEKRAVAEEKYPDVPFYDNYIDMMESGNVDAIVTCVPHYLHPEMGINALKRDIHALVEKPAGVYTKQVKELNEFAATKPELTFGIMFNQRTNELYQKVKEVIDNGEIGDIRRTNWIITTWWRPQGYYDQSAWRATWEGEGGGVLVNQAPHQLDLLQWICGVPKKVYSNVKYGYQRDIAVEDEVTTLLDYGNGATGVFITCTHDIMGTDRFEILGDKGKIVVDDSKKVTIKRLHKSESEMSDTMSWADVTKLFMGGELSEVYSEEVIEFESVWGGQHTAVMENFAANILDGTPLLAPGSDGINGVALANAIHLSSWLGKEVEMPVDEDVYLNELNKKIEEEKVNQK, via the coding sequence ATGAAAAAAATAAGATTAGGAATTATTGGATTAGGTGCACAAGGTGGTGCATACGCTGGATTTATCACAGAGGGTAGAGTGAAAAACATGGAAATTGGTGCTATTTGTGACACCGACTCAGAGAAAAGAGCAGTGGCTGAGGAAAAATATCCTGACGTTCCTTTCTATGACAACTACATCGATATGATGGAAAGTGGAAATGTTGATGCAATAGTTACGTGTGTCCCACATTACTTACATCCAGAAATGGGGATAAATGCATTAAAAAGAGATATCCATGCATTGGTTGAAAAACCAGCAGGTGTTTATACAAAACAGGTAAAAGAATTAAATGAATTTGCCGCAACAAAACCAGAATTAACTTTTGGAATTATGTTTAACCAAAGAACTAATGAACTATATCAAAAAGTTAAAGAAGTTATTGATAATGGCGAAATTGGTGATATTCGTCGTACAAATTGGATTATTACTACATGGTGGAGGCCTCAAGGCTACTATGACCAAAGTGCGTGGAGAGCAACATGGGAAGGTGAAGGTGGCGGTGTTCTTGTTAACCAGGCACCACATCAATTAGATTTATTGCAATGGATTTGCGGTGTTCCTAAAAAGGTTTATTCGAATGTAAAATACGGCTACCAACGAGATATTGCTGTGGAAGATGAGGTTACGACGCTACTTGATTATGGTAACGGTGCAACTGGTGTATTTATAACTTGTACACATGACATTATGGGAACAGATCGCTTCGAAATTCTTGGTGACAAAGGAAAAATAGTAGTCGATGATAGCAAGAAGGTTACCATTAAACGGCTTCATAAATCTGAGTCTGAAATGAGCGATACAATGAGCTGGGCAGATGTTACAAAACTCTTCATGGGTGGAGAGCTGTCGGAAGTTTATAGTGAGGAAGTAATTGAATTCGAAAGTGTTTGGGGCGGGCAGCATACTGCAGTGATGGAAAACTTCGCGGCCAATATTTTAGATGGAACTCCTTTACTGGCACCTGGAAGCGACGGCATAAATGGTGTTGCGTTAGCCAACGCTATCCATCTATCAAGCTGGTTAGGTAAGGAAGTTGAAATGCCAGTGGATGAAGATGTCTACCTGAACGAATTAAACAAAAAGATAGAAGAAGAAAAAGTCAATCAAAAATAA
- a CDS encoding Gfo/Idh/MocA family protein has product MGKDGMNYAPKGKPNPVVKEGEFPIAAAALDHGHIYGMCNGLVEAGATLKWVYDPDKEKVAGFVKEFPEVQVADSLEQILNDETIKLVAAAAIPSERSALGNQVMEAGKDYFTDKTPFTTMAQLEETKRVVERTGQKYMVYFSERLHVEGAVFAGDLINDGAIGKVIQVTGFGPHRLNAPSRPNWFFNKEQYGGILCDIGSHQIEQFLYYTGCEDAEILHSKVGNYNNPEYPELEDYGDATLLGNNGATQIFKVDWFTPDGLRTWGDGRTFITGTEGTIEIRKYVDVAQEADTGDHLYLVNKDGEKHYELSGKVGFPFFGEFIKDCMDRTDNAMTQAHAFKAAELCLIAQEQAIIVSK; this is encoded by the coding sequence ATGGGTAAGGACGGAATGAATTATGCACCAAAAGGGAAGCCGAATCCGGTTGTAAAGGAAGGGGAATTCCCAATCGCTGCAGCCGCATTGGATCATGGTCATATTTATGGCATGTGTAATGGTTTAGTTGAAGCGGGTGCCACGTTGAAATGGGTTTACGATCCAGATAAGGAAAAGGTAGCAGGCTTTGTTAAAGAATTCCCGGAGGTTCAAGTAGCTGATTCATTAGAGCAAATCTTGAATGACGAAACAATTAAACTAGTAGCAGCGGCAGCCATCCCATCGGAACGAAGTGCACTTGGCAATCAAGTAATGGAGGCTGGAAAAGATTACTTTACAGATAAGACGCCATTTACCACGATGGCTCAATTAGAAGAGACGAAACGTGTAGTAGAACGAACAGGGCAAAAGTATATGGTTTATTTCAGTGAACGGTTACATGTAGAGGGCGCTGTTTTTGCAGGTGATTTGATCAACGATGGCGCAATTGGAAAAGTGATTCAGGTCACAGGTTTTGGACCACATCGTCTGAATGCTCCAAGTCGCCCAAATTGGTTTTTCAATAAAGAACAATATGGTGGAATCCTATGTGATATCGGTAGCCACCAAATTGAGCAATTTTTGTACTATACAGGTTGTGAAGATGCGGAAATTTTACATAGTAAAGTAGGTAACTACAATAATCCAGAGTATCCAGAATTAGAGGATTATGGCGATGCAACTTTACTTGGTAATAATGGAGCAACACAAATTTTCAAAGTGGATTGGTTTACCCCTGATGGATTACGTACATGGGGAGATGGACGTACCTTTATTACCGGAACAGAGGGAACGATTGAAATTCGTAAATACGTTGATGTAGCGCAGGAAGCAGATACCGGTGATCATCTCTATCTAGTGAATAAAGATGGTGAGAAACATTACGAGCTATCAGGCAAGGTTGGCTTCCCGTTTTTTGGTGAATTTATTAAAGATTGTATGGATCGTACGGATAATGCGATGACGCAGGCCCACGCTTTTAAAGCGGCGGAGTTATGTCTCATAGCCCAAGAACAGGCAATTATAGTATCGAAGTAA
- a CDS encoding Gfo/Idh/MocA family protein, producing MLKIAVIGLGDISKIHIPAIQANPNSELTAVCDSDEALKDTVPGVNFYSDYEEMLEQENLDCVHVCLPHHLHYLATKACVEKGVHVFQEKPLARNAEEGMSLVDLEEANKDIKICVSFQNRFNETFEKLQEIVASGKYGKITGLKGLVTWFRSKAYYDVKPWRGQMKYAGGGVMINQAIHTLDLMQLLGGQINTIRGSIDNLFDYGYEVEDTAVANIQFSNGSTGLFFATNTNAGNSSVELQVMLEKGKLTIKDSILTKINEQGKKVEIIEDQKLPGSKFYYGASHAKLINHFYTCIKNDSQDYIHVKDAQTSMEMISAIRRSSEIKQEIKMEVYQ from the coding sequence ATGCTTAAAATAGCCGTTATTGGGCTTGGAGATATTTCGAAGATTCATATACCAGCGATTCAAGCTAACCCTAATTCAGAATTGACAGCCGTGTGCGATAGTGATGAAGCATTAAAAGATACAGTTCCGGGAGTCAACTTTTATTCCGACTATGAGGAGATGCTTGAACAGGAGAACCTAGATTGTGTGCATGTTTGTCTGCCGCATCACCTCCATTATTTGGCGACTAAAGCGTGTGTGGAAAAGGGTGTCCATGTATTTCAAGAAAAGCCTTTGGCACGAAATGCGGAAGAAGGCATGTCCTTAGTAGATTTGGAAGAAGCAAATAAAGATATTAAGATATGTGTATCCTTCCAAAATCGATTCAATGAAACATTTGAAAAGCTCCAGGAAATTGTAGCAAGTGGAAAATACGGTAAAATAACTGGTTTAAAAGGGTTGGTCACGTGGTTTCGGTCAAAGGCGTATTATGATGTCAAACCATGGCGAGGTCAAATGAAATATGCTGGCGGTGGTGTCATGATTAACCAAGCGATACACACATTGGATTTAATGCAATTGCTCGGTGGTCAAATTAACACAATTAGAGGATCCATAGATAACTTATTTGATTATGGTTATGAAGTAGAAGATACAGCAGTAGCCAACATTCAATTTAGCAATGGTTCTACTGGATTATTTTTTGCAACAAACACGAATGCAGGAAATTCCAGTGTCGAGCTACAGGTTATGTTAGAAAAAGGTAAATTAACGATAAAAGACAGTATTCTAACAAAGATAAATGAACAGGGGAAAAAAGTAGAAATAATAGAAGATCAAAAACTTCCTGGATCAAAATTTTATTATGGGGCTAGCCATGCTAAATTAATTAATCATTTCTACACATGTATCAAAAATGATTCTCAGGATTATATCCATGTAAAGGATGCGCAAACATCCATGGAGATGATCAGTGCGATTCGTAGATCTTCAGAAATTAAACAAGAAATAAAAATGGAGGTATACCAATAA
- a CDS encoding AraC family transcriptional regulator: MNEPLIVNYRVHGNLGSFDYHSHQEYEIYFFHAGSCRYLIHNQIYDLERGDILLMDGIALHKPNVRQNSEYVRSTIHFSPQWIESVLGEMDSVHLLDPFQKLHHCLIRTNENSESKQLEELIRRLQVIKQISVHDVYAETEMKVLFLQVLISVNRLGQMDSRKLPNKTEKTEYAENIGAYIQSNYMRKLTVASIAEALNLSKSYVSHLFKEMTGFTVLEYLMGCRLTQVKYLLEMEPDKALKDIAIESGFESVSHFSRYFRKKVGVTAREYRKLRQ, translated from the coding sequence TTGAACGAACCATTAATTGTTAACTATCGAGTGCACGGAAACTTAGGATCTTTTGACTACCATTCACATCAAGAGTATGAGATTTATTTTTTTCATGCAGGCTCATGCAGGTATTTGATTCATAATCAAATTTATGATTTGGAGCGTGGCGATATTTTATTAATGGATGGTATTGCACTTCATAAACCAAATGTTCGTCAGAATAGTGAATACGTTCGAAGTACCATTCACTTTTCGCCTCAGTGGATTGAAAGTGTACTAGGTGAAATGGACAGTGTGCATTTATTGGATCCATTTCAAAAGCTCCATCACTGTTTAATTCGAACGAATGAAAATAGCGAATCGAAGCAATTAGAAGAACTTATTCGTCGGTTGCAAGTGATAAAGCAAATATCAGTACATGATGTTTATGCAGAAACAGAAATGAAAGTCTTGTTTCTGCAGGTTTTGATTAGTGTTAATCGACTAGGTCAAATGGACTCGCGGAAATTACCGAACAAAACAGAGAAGACTGAGTACGCGGAAAATATAGGGGCATATATTCAATCTAATTATATGCGTAAGCTGACAGTGGCTTCTATTGCCGAGGCACTTAATTTAAGTAAATCTTATGTTTCCCATTTATTTAAAGAAATGACAGGCTTTACTGTTTTGGAATATTTAATGGGATGTCGGTTAACACAAGTGAAGTATTTACTTGAAATGGAGCCTGATAAAGCTTTAAAAGATATTGCCATTGAAAGTGGATTTGAAAGCGTTTCCCATTTTAGTCGTTATTTTCGCAAAAAGGTAGGCGTGACAGCAAGAGAATATCGGAAATTACGTCAATAA
- a CDS encoding bifunctional 2-keto-4-hydroxyglutarate aldolase/2-keto-3-deoxy-6-phosphogluconate aldolase, protein MQSYHILSQMIANKLALVIRGDNLAMAEETAEACVKGGIKTLEVTFTVPKAGRLLEALGDKYNDDVLVGAGTVLDSETARVAILSGAKFIVSPGFDVDTAKLCNRYAIPYLPGCMSVNEIIHAIEYGVSVVKLFPGNAFDPSFIKNIHGPLPHVAIMPTGGITIDNVDTWLDAGALMVGVGGEITKPAKDGDYGKVEQLAREFQQKVNGE, encoded by the coding sequence ATGCAATCCTATCATATTTTAAGTCAAATGATAGCAAATAAATTAGCCCTTGTTATTCGTGGTGATAATCTTGCTATGGCAGAAGAAACTGCAGAAGCTTGTGTTAAGGGTGGGATAAAAACGTTAGAAGTCACTTTTACCGTTCCGAAAGCTGGGCGTTTGTTAGAAGCACTTGGAGACAAATATAATGATGACGTCTTAGTTGGCGCTGGTACAGTACTCGATAGTGAAACTGCTAGAGTAGCTATCCTGTCTGGTGCAAAGTTTATTGTGAGTCCAGGTTTTGACGTAGATACAGCGAAACTGTGTAACCGCTATGCTATTCCATACTTACCTGGATGTATGTCAGTAAATGAAATAATCCATGCAATAGAATATGGTGTGTCGGTAGTTAAACTATTTCCTGGAAATGCTTTTGATCCATCATTTATTAAAAATATCCATGGGCCACTTCCGCATGTAGCAATTATGCCTACTGGTGGAATTACAATAGATAATGTAGATACTTGGCTCGATGCTGGTGCATTGATGGTAGGTGTTGGTGGTGAAATTACTAAACCGGCAAAAGATGGTGACTACGGAAAAGTGGAGCAGCTTGCACGAGAATTTCAACAAAAGGTAAATGGGGAATAA
- a CDS encoding ROK family transcriptional regulator, whose translation MITGDGAYIKKINRGLLLKTIIEHGMISRADLSKITGLNKATISVQVANLLEEELIYETQQEHNAVGRRPIMLCINGDAGYVLGIDLDYRHIQYTVSDLRGYPIQSDTIQLKVDDFDAIVQLLIKQIKEYDKKYSTSRYGLVSVMIGIHGTVNNDESILFVPKNQWRNKNLKDPLEQALNITISIENNANLSSYAEKVYKHHKSDNLLTIILTSGIGAGIIIDGKLHKGYHGYAGEMGHMIISPDGELCRCGNHGCWELYAAEPSLFRQLSKDLNKPNLTYQDVETLIIEQDPIAEKHLKKFISYLSIGINNIINLYNPETLVLNSEILQMYPNTIDKIKNNLTSSVSQYRELVISDLGNKACVLGACALAIQRFLEVPELILTIPEEPVIGKAVH comes from the coding sequence ATGATCACAGGTGACGGTGCTTACATAAAGAAAATTAATAGGGGCTTACTTTTAAAAACGATAATCGAACATGGTATGATATCGCGGGCTGACTTATCAAAAATAACTGGCCTAAACAAAGCAACTATTTCTGTTCAGGTTGCTAATCTTTTGGAAGAAGAACTAATTTATGAAACACAGCAAGAGCATAATGCTGTTGGCAGAAGACCTATCATGCTTTGTATTAACGGTGATGCGGGATATGTTTTAGGAATCGATCTTGACTATAGACATATTCAATATACTGTTTCAGATTTACGGGGGTATCCAATTCAAAGTGATACGATTCAACTGAAAGTCGATGATTTTGATGCTATCGTACAGTTATTAATTAAACAAATTAAAGAGTATGATAAAAAGTATTCAACTAGCCGTTATGGTTTGGTGAGTGTGATGATTGGGATTCATGGCACTGTTAATAATGATGAAAGCATCCTGTTCGTACCTAAGAATCAATGGCGCAATAAAAACTTAAAGGACCCACTCGAACAAGCATTAAACATAACTATCTCCATTGAAAATAATGCTAATCTATCGTCCTATGCCGAAAAGGTCTACAAGCACCATAAAAGTGATAATTTACTAACGATCATTTTGACTTCGGGTATTGGGGCAGGAATCATCATCGACGGTAAGCTTCATAAAGGATATCACGGCTATGCTGGTGAGATGGGGCATATGATTATTTCTCCAGATGGGGAACTTTGTAGATGTGGTAATCATGGTTGCTGGGAGCTGTATGCGGCTGAACCAAGTTTGTTCAGGCAGCTTTCAAAGGATTTGAATAAACCAAATTTAACATATCAGGATGTAGAAACTTTGATAATTGAACAAGACCCTATTGCTGAGAAGCATTTGAAAAAATTTATAAGCTATCTATCGATTGGCATAAACAACATCATCAATTTATATAACCCAGAAACTCTGGTTTTAAATAGCGAGATATTGCAAATGTATCCAAATACAATTGATAAAATAAAAAACAATTTAACTTCATCTGTAAGCCAATACCGTGAATTAGTTATATCCGATCTTGGTAATAAAGCTTGTGTACTAGGTGCATGTGCATTAGCAATTCAACGCTTTCTAGAAGTCCCTGAGCTTATTTTAACGATTCCAGAAGAACCTGTTATAGGAAAAGCAGTTCATTAG
- a CDS encoding AEC family transporter: MTELFIILKDILLPIFVIMGIGFFMQKKFNLDIQTLARINIYFLVPGFIFVKLYSTQFSFNLFIKVLIFFVIYVFILYLISILVAKVIGADKGMKTSFSNSVMFFNSGNYGVPVNDLVFKSDPFAMSIQVIVLTLQNIFLFSYGIFSLQSIKIGKLQAALGYFKMPVLYALIAGITLNIFSVPIPSFIWVPANYISEAMISLALLTLGAQVANIKFKSGLSSVYLSLLLRLVVGPLVALVIIFIFNISGITAQALLIASAMPTSVNSAVIAQEYKNHPNFAAQVVLFSTLFSAITVTMVIYLARVLF; encoded by the coding sequence TTGACAGAACTATTCATTATTCTAAAAGATATCCTTTTACCTATTTTCGTTATCATGGGTATTGGTTTTTTCATGCAAAAAAAGTTCAACCTAGATATACAAACGTTAGCAAGAATAAATATTTACTTTCTTGTCCCAGGCTTCATATTTGTTAAATTATACAGCACGCAGTTCTCCTTCAATTTATTTATAAAAGTACTGATTTTTTTTGTGATTTATGTGTTTATCCTTTATCTTATTTCAATTTTAGTAGCTAAGGTGATAGGCGCTGATAAAGGAATGAAGACATCCTTTTCTAATAGTGTGATGTTCTTTAACTCGGGAAATTACGGTGTCCCCGTTAATGACTTAGTTTTTAAAAGTGACCCATTTGCTATGTCTATTCAAGTTATCGTTCTTACGCTGCAAAATATATTCTTATTTTCCTATGGCATTTTCTCGCTTCAATCTATTAAAATAGGAAAATTACAGGCTGCACTTGGTTATTTTAAAATGCCAGTTTTATATGCTTTAATAGCAGGAATAACCTTAAATATCTTTAGTGTTCCGATTCCCTCATTTATTTGGGTGCCTGCTAATTATATTTCTGAAGCGATGATTTCTCTTGCATTGTTAACTTTGGGTGCCCAGGTAGCTAATATTAAATTTAAATCAGGATTGTCATCCGTATATTTGAGTTTATTGCTTCGTCTAGTAGTTGGCCCATTAGTCGCATTGGTAATAATTTTTATTTTTAACATAAGTGGAATCACAGCTCAAGCATTGTTAATCGCCTCTGCAATGCCTACATCTGTAAACAGTGCAGTTATTGCACAAGAATATAAAAATCATCCTAATTTTGCGGCACAGGTCGTATTGTTTTCAACCCTATTCAGTGCTATTACGGTCACGATGGTTATTTATTTAGCAAGGGTTTTATTTTAA